In Horticoccus luteus, the following proteins share a genomic window:
- a CDS encoding ribonucleoside-diphosphate reductase subunit alpha, which translates to MSNPTLAHDLALKRTVQAPIEQKPHYAWRDVIPAGSLELPPIILLCPHGEERFVLSEVADTLGKALTNVHLAKGETDIFNDTNRAWVASICREVAANLIALGRTQSPVRLTLNALYELIEKTLVDNNAYFVAKSLLLNRARKIAVDRDSAATSTLRVIRRNNQVVPWSEQKVEIAVRKTFLSLQRDSAPAIGITKAVSERVHSSKQSFVHIEEIQDMVQEELMKAGHFKVAEAYILFRAQRAGAREIGLDAAGGDVPALADTTPAPGQAAMIVVKKADGTNVFWDGADLRKRIEFARIGLDLCLSNDEVEQELRRAVYDQISQKDLDATIILNSKTLIERDADFAKFAGRIQLTYIYEEVLGWDIMTEGIGALKSAHQRAFKKYLEHGVAIKRLNPRLLDYDLTRLGAALDPSSDLEFDFLGIQTLYDRYLIIDKTRSPARRIETPQFFWLRVAMGLMLDEKGDREARVTGLYELYKSRRFCSSTPTLFNSGTLHSQLSSCYLYYVDDTIESIMLRGIADNAFLAKWAGGLGGSWTAVRGTGAYIAGTNGESQGVIPFLKLHNDQLVAVNQGGKRKGSGCAYLETWHNDIFEFLELRKNTGDDRRRTHDMNTANWIPDLFMKRMEARQHWTLFRSNQVPDLHELYGAAFEKRYLEYEQLSEEGKIAGQKIEALELWKKMLSMLFETGHPWITFKDACNLRSPQDHVGVIHSSNLCTEITLNTSNDETAVCNLGSVLLDSHLLPDGALDHAKLRDTIRMAVRALDNVIDINFYPTPSAKTSNLRHRPIGLGVMGLAHALYLRGHAFASTAAVEFNDEAMEAIAFYAYEASSDLAAERGTYSSYKGSKWDRGLLPQDTLDLLEAERGVPVDVPRGGKLDWAPLRAKIARQGMRNSNCLAIAPTATISNITGTSPCIEPTYKNLFVKSNLSGEFIVLNPFLVKDLKARELWDQDMLDNLKYFDGELKDIERIPNDLKEKYLTAFDIDGKWIIDAAARRQKWIDQAQSVNLWIKTPDLKTLSHMYRQAWHAGLKTTYYLRSLGASNIEKATVGTRKEVRGVAGTADAVATTEMPASVVKKTYTAEQKIACSIEAMRNGEACEACQ; encoded by the coding sequence ATGAGCAACCCAACCCTCGCCCACGATCTCGCCCTCAAACGCACCGTTCAGGCCCCCATCGAACAAAAACCCCACTACGCATGGCGCGACGTGATCCCCGCTGGATCGCTTGAGCTCCCTCCCATTATTTTGTTGTGCCCGCATGGCGAAGAGCGATTCGTGTTATCCGAGGTGGCCGATACGCTGGGCAAGGCGTTGACCAACGTTCACCTCGCGAAGGGTGAGACTGATATTTTCAACGACACGAATCGCGCTTGGGTCGCTTCAATCTGCCGCGAGGTCGCCGCGAACCTGATCGCTCTCGGGCGCACGCAATCGCCCGTGCGGCTCACGCTCAATGCGCTCTACGAGTTGATCGAAAAGACGCTCGTGGACAACAATGCCTACTTCGTGGCGAAGAGCCTGCTCTTGAATCGAGCCCGCAAGATCGCCGTCGATCGCGATTCCGCCGCCACGTCTACGCTGCGCGTCATCCGCCGCAACAACCAGGTTGTCCCGTGGAGCGAACAGAAGGTGGAGATAGCCGTCCGCAAAACGTTCCTCTCGCTCCAGCGCGATTCAGCGCCCGCGATCGGGATCACCAAAGCGGTTTCCGAGCGCGTGCATTCCTCGAAGCAATCCTTCGTGCACATCGAGGAAATTCAGGACATGGTGCAGGAAGAACTCATGAAGGCGGGCCACTTCAAAGTCGCCGAAGCCTACATTCTTTTTCGCGCGCAACGCGCCGGCGCGCGCGAAATCGGGCTCGATGCCGCGGGCGGCGATGTTCCCGCCTTGGCCGATACGACGCCGGCTCCCGGCCAGGCCGCCATGATCGTCGTGAAAAAAGCCGACGGCACCAACGTGTTTTGGGACGGAGCGGACTTGCGCAAGCGCATCGAGTTCGCGCGCATCGGCCTCGATCTCTGTCTCTCCAACGACGAGGTCGAACAGGAACTGCGCCGCGCCGTTTACGATCAGATTTCCCAAAAGGATCTCGATGCCACGATCATCCTGAACTCGAAAACGCTGATCGAACGCGACGCGGATTTCGCCAAGTTCGCCGGCCGCATCCAGCTCACGTATATCTACGAAGAAGTGCTCGGCTGGGACATCATGACCGAAGGGATCGGCGCATTGAAGTCGGCCCATCAGCGGGCGTTCAAGAAATACCTGGAGCACGGCGTCGCCATCAAACGCCTCAATCCGCGCCTCCTGGATTACGATCTCACCCGCCTCGGCGCGGCGCTTGATCCGTCATCCGATCTGGAATTCGACTTCCTCGGCATCCAAACTCTCTACGATCGCTATCTCATCATCGATAAAACGCGTTCTCCCGCGCGCCGCATCGAGACGCCCCAGTTCTTCTGGCTACGCGTGGCGATGGGCTTGATGCTCGACGAAAAGGGCGACCGCGAGGCGCGCGTCACCGGTCTCTACGAACTCTACAAGAGCCGCCGCTTCTGCTCGTCGACCCCGACGCTGTTCAACTCCGGCACGCTGCACTCGCAGCTTTCGTCGTGCTATCTTTACTACGTCGACGACACGATTGAGAGCATCATGCTCCGCGGCATCGCGGATAACGCCTTTCTCGCCAAATGGGCGGGCGGTCTCGGCGGTTCGTGGACGGCGGTGCGCGGCACCGGCGCTTACATAGCGGGCACCAACGGCGAGTCGCAGGGCGTCATCCCGTTCCTCAAGCTCCACAACGACCAGCTCGTGGCCGTCAACCAAGGCGGCAAGCGCAAGGGCTCCGGTTGCGCGTATCTGGAGACGTGGCACAACGACATTTTCGAATTCCTCGAGTTGCGCAAAAACACTGGCGACGATCGCCGCCGCACGCACGACATGAACACGGCGAACTGGATTCCCGATCTGTTCATGAAGCGCATGGAAGCGAGACAACACTGGACGCTCTTCCGCTCCAACCAAGTGCCCGATTTGCACGAGCTTTACGGTGCCGCCTTTGAGAAGCGCTATCTCGAATACGAGCAGCTCTCCGAGGAAGGGAAAATCGCCGGGCAGAAAATCGAGGCCCTTGAGCTCTGGAAAAAGATGCTCTCGATGCTCTTCGAGACAGGCCACCCGTGGATCACGTTCAAAGATGCGTGCAACCTCCGCTCGCCGCAGGATCACGTGGGCGTCATCCACTCATCCAATCTCTGCACCGAGATCACGCTGAACACGAGCAACGACGAAACGGCCGTCTGCAATCTCGGCTCCGTCCTCCTCGATTCCCATCTCCTGCCCGATGGCGCGCTCGATCACGCCAAATTGCGCGACACGATCCGCATGGCGGTCCGTGCGCTCGACAACGTCATCGACATCAATTTCTACCCCACGCCGTCGGCCAAGACGTCCAACCTTCGCCATCGGCCGATCGGTCTTGGCGTGATGGGCCTCGCCCACGCGCTCTATCTGCGCGGGCACGCGTTCGCGTCGACTGCAGCCGTGGAGTTCAACGACGAGGCGATGGAAGCGATCGCCTTTTACGCTTACGAAGCGAGCTCCGACCTCGCCGCAGAGCGGGGCACTTATTCGAGTTACAAAGGCTCGAAGTGGGATCGCGGCCTCCTGCCGCAAGACACCCTCGATCTCCTCGAAGCCGAGCGTGGCGTGCCGGTGGACGTGCCGCGCGGTGGAAAGCTGGATTGGGCGCCGCTGCGGGCGAAGATCGCCCGTCAAGGCATGCGCAACTCCAACTGCCTGGCCATTGCTCCGACCGCTACAATCTCGAACATCACTGGCACGTCGCCGTGCATCGAGCCGACCTACAAGAATCTGTTCGTCAAATCGAACCTGTCGGGCGAGTTCATCGTCTTGAATCCATTCCTGGTGAAGGATCTCAAAGCGCGTGAATTGTGGGATCAGGACATGCTGGACAACCTCAAGTATTTCGACGGCGAGTTGAAAGACATCGAACGCATTCCGAACGACCTGAAGGAGAAATATCTCACGGCCTTCGACATCGACGGGAAGTGGATCATCGACGCGGCCGCGCGCCGTCAGAAATGGATCGATCAAGCCCAATCGGTGAATCTGTGGATCAAGACGCCCGACCTGAAGACGCTCAGCCACATGTATCGTCAGGCGTGGCACGCCGGTCTCAAGACGACGTATTATCTCCGCAGCCTCGGCGCTTCCAATATCGAGAAAGCGACCGTTGGCACACGCAAGGAAGTCCGCGGCGTGGCGGGCACGGCCGACGCGGTGGCGACGACCGAAATGCCTGCTTCAGTCGTGAAGAAAACCTACACCGCCGAGCAAAAAATCGCCTGCTCGATCGAAGCGATGCGCAACGGTGAGGCTTGCGAAGCCTGCCAGTGA
- a CDS encoding ribonucleotide-diphosphate reductase subunit beta, producing the protein MQKSFQVGAKTFVLDQAKAEAAFAAKRVINGRESMTFNLLPLKYQWAYDLYRTMKANHWEPEDIPMGKDIEQWRDEKALSDVERWIIRMGIGYFSAAEGIVGDNIQHVVRELVTAPELKLVLGRHAHEENIHADSLLYMIASLGINPHECEAMFEDVPTIVRKNEFVTRVSRDLRRELDLTQADNKKLLAKNIFVFGQCMEGTQFYGLFGMILSLYRQNKFPGIGQMFRYTLRDESNHIEVFRNLFMDLVDENREIWTPEFKEELRGFMREAIDLEKEFIRDCLPVNSIGLSAEDFLTYIDFIADRRLESCGLAPLNAGVKNPLPWLAEMMDIKKEQNFFEGRVTEYQKASSLTVASDDEL; encoded by the coding sequence ATGCAGAAATCCTTTCAAGTCGGTGCCAAGACGTTCGTCCTCGATCAGGCCAAGGCCGAAGCCGCGTTTGCGGCCAAGCGCGTGATCAACGGGCGCGAATCGATGACCTTCAACTTGCTGCCCTTGAAATATCAGTGGGCCTACGATCTTTACCGCACCATGAAGGCCAACCACTGGGAGCCGGAGGATATTCCCATGGGCAAGGACATTGAGCAGTGGCGCGACGAAAAGGCGCTTTCCGACGTCGAGCGCTGGATTATCCGCATGGGCATTGGCTACTTCTCGGCGGCGGAAGGCATCGTGGGCGATAATATCCAGCACGTGGTGCGCGAGTTGGTCACGGCGCCCGAGCTCAAGCTCGTGCTCGGCCGCCATGCGCACGAAGAGAATATCCACGCCGATTCGCTGCTCTACATGATCGCTTCGCTGGGCATCAACCCGCACGAGTGCGAGGCGATGTTTGAGGACGTGCCGACGATCGTCCGCAAGAACGAGTTCGTGACGCGCGTTTCCCGCGATCTCCGCCGTGAGCTGGATCTCACGCAGGCCGACAACAAGAAGCTGCTGGCGAAAAACATCTTCGTCTTCGGTCAATGCATGGAGGGCACGCAATTTTACGGCCTCTTCGGCATGATTCTTTCGCTTTACCGGCAAAACAAGTTTCCCGGCATCGGCCAGATGTTTCGCTATACGTTGCGCGACGAGTCGAATCACATCGAGGTGTTCCGCAACCTCTTCATGGATCTCGTCGATGAGAATCGCGAAATTTGGACTCCGGAATTCAAGGAAGAGCTACGCGGCTTCATGCGCGAGGCGATCGACTTGGAAAAGGAGTTCATTCGCGATTGTCTGCCGGTGAATTCCATCGGCCTCAGCGCCGAAGACTTCCTGACCTACATCGATTTCATCGCGGACCGCCGCCTGGAGAGCTGCGGCCTCGCGCCGCTCAACGCCGGTGTGAAGAATCCGCTGCCGTGGCTCGCCGAGATGATGGATATCAAGAAGGAGCAGAATTTCTTCGAAGGTCGCGTGACCGAATATCAAAAAGCCTCCTCTCTCACCGTCGCCAGCGACGACGAGCTCTGA
- a CDS encoding tetratricopeptide repeat protein, with amino-acid sequence MLAFVQEKMTVPRCLATMIDSPPPDAAGGTAGRRVPSTPARRRGWWWPVGLLLATAACYFGCIDVPFQFDDQPAVLYNQTLRDGWPSWGMLHPPADAAGATGRPVVNATLALNYALGGANVRGYHLFNLLLHVLVALTLWSLIRRTMRLMSPAPGVSIDAVAVTAAGLWAVHPLLTESVVCIVQRNEELVALFFLLTLYAVNRSATTRTPLARRSWAVTAVSACALGMASKEVMVTAPLVAWLYDRTFLAGSFRGALRARRTLYGGLALTWVLLAWLVLNNAQRAGTVGFGLGITSWDYLLTQCRALVLYLKLAIWPHPLVVDYGSPVVHRLSAVWWQASVVLALLGATIWALVRRPAAGFLGACFFLLLAPSSSFVPLTTQTIAEHRMYLPLAVLVLLVVLALRRLPGALTGTFCFACFVALAFGTIRRITVYRTEMSLWTETVKYAPDNPRAHLNLGQALLTSGNAVDAVQQFETALRVRPDYAEAHYNLGLALSQQGRLADAAVAFKAALDIVPDYTIAHNALGTSLAQAGEFAAALEQFDQALGERPDFLDAQVNRARVLVALHRGNDAIADYQQILRRHPDSAAAHLGLGDAWAANGTSQEAIKELRAAVQQEPRLVAAQFNLANLLSADGRLAEAVPHYAAAAQEEPNKPALQIALANALMRLGQSREAALHYTAAVELQPNSAELRLNLALALAASGRLAEAIEQCQTALRLRPGFGAAEHYLNEMRSDLQKSASRP; translated from the coding sequence GTGCTGGCCTTCGTCCAAGAAAAAATGACAGTCCCCCGCTGTTTGGCCACCATGATTGACTCGCCCCCACCCGATGCCGCGGGCGGCACCGCCGGCCGACGCGTGCCAAGCACGCCGGCGCGCCGCAGGGGATGGTGGTGGCCGGTGGGTCTGCTTCTGGCAACGGCTGCCTGCTATTTCGGTTGCATCGATGTGCCCTTCCAATTCGACGACCAACCAGCTGTCCTCTACAATCAAACGCTGCGCGACGGCTGGCCGTCGTGGGGGATGTTGCACCCCCCCGCGGATGCAGCGGGTGCTACCGGACGTCCAGTGGTCAACGCCACGCTCGCTTTAAACTACGCCTTGGGCGGAGCGAACGTGCGCGGCTACCATCTCTTCAACCTGCTGCTCCATGTGCTCGTGGCCCTGACGCTGTGGAGCCTGATTCGCCGGACGATGCGCCTGATGAGCCCCGCACCCGGCGTTTCTATTGATGCCGTCGCGGTGACCGCAGCGGGACTGTGGGCCGTGCATCCATTATTAACGGAGTCAGTTGTCTGCATTGTACAGAGAAACGAAGAGCTGGTCGCGTTGTTCTTTCTGCTCACACTGTATGCAGTGAACCGATCCGCGACAACGCGCACGCCGCTGGCCCGTCGGAGCTGGGCGGTGACGGCGGTGAGCGCTTGCGCGTTGGGGATGGCGAGTAAGGAGGTAATGGTCACGGCACCCTTGGTGGCGTGGCTATATGATCGCACTTTTCTCGCCGGAAGCTTCCGAGGCGCGCTGCGGGCACGGCGGACGCTGTATGGCGGGCTCGCCCTCACGTGGGTCTTGCTTGCATGGCTCGTCCTGAACAACGCGCAGCGCGCGGGCACGGTCGGCTTCGGCCTCGGGATCACCAGTTGGGATTATCTTCTCACGCAATGCCGCGCCCTGGTACTTTACCTTAAGCTGGCGATCTGGCCGCACCCGCTGGTCGTTGACTACGGCTCGCCCGTGGTGCACCGCTTGAGCGCAGTGTGGTGGCAAGCGTCGGTCGTGCTCGCGCTGCTCGGCGCAACCATCTGGGCGCTGGTGCGGCGGCCCGCGGCGGGGTTTCTCGGGGCATGTTTTTTCCTCCTGCTGGCTCCGAGTTCCAGTTTCGTGCCGCTTACCACCCAAACGATTGCTGAGCACCGCATGTACCTGCCCCTCGCAGTGCTCGTTCTGTTGGTTGTGCTCGCCCTCCGCAGGTTGCCAGGTGCTTTGACTGGGACGTTTTGCTTTGCGTGCTTCGTTGCGCTGGCCTTTGGCACGATTCGACGGATCACCGTCTATCGCACCGAAATGAGCCTGTGGACTGAGACCGTAAAATATGCGCCCGACAATCCGCGCGCTCATCTGAACCTCGGTCAGGCGTTGCTCACGAGCGGAAACGCTGTCGACGCTGTGCAGCAATTCGAAACTGCACTTCGTGTCCGGCCCGACTATGCCGAGGCGCATTACAATCTCGGGCTGGCGTTGTCACAGCAAGGTCGTCTCGCAGACGCCGCGGTCGCGTTTAAGGCGGCGCTGGACATCGTCCCCGACTACACCATCGCGCACAACGCTCTCGGTACGAGCCTCGCCCAAGCCGGTGAATTCGCCGCGGCCCTCGAGCAATTCGACCAAGCGCTGGGCGAACGGCCGGATTTTCTGGACGCGCAAGTAAATCGAGCCCGCGTCTTGGTGGCCCTTCACCGCGGCAACGACGCCATCGCCGACTATCAACAAATCCTCCGGCGTCATCCCGATTCGGCTGCCGCACATCTGGGTCTCGGCGATGCGTGGGCCGCGAACGGAACCTCGCAAGAAGCGATCAAGGAATTGCGAGCGGCCGTGCAACAAGAACCCCGCCTCGTGGCGGCTCAATTCAACCTCGCCAATCTACTTAGTGCTGACGGTCGTCTCGCCGAGGCGGTCCCGCACTATGCAGCGGCGGCCCAGGAAGAGCCAAACAAGCCCGCTTTGCAGATTGCGCTGGCGAACGCACTGATGCGCCTCGGCCAGTCACGCGAGGCGGCGCTCCACTATACCGCCGCCGTGGAGCTGCAGCCTAACTCCGCGGAACTTCGCCTGAA